In the Egibacteraceae bacterium genome, one interval contains:
- a CDS encoding glycosyltransferase — protein MRILVWHGYLLAGTGSNVYTRELARTWSRQGHDVVVLCQEPHPERYDLGGARVVRPRIDGPLPVFVLDHYTDATPVRLPDMAVEDRRRFVEVNARAVRDELPADFLLANHVLLGAPVGAAAGVPFVVKTHGSELEFAMRGHPELCRWAHETLRAARAVIAGSRHVADVLDDVVGPGEHTPRRHIVPPGVDTAVLRPQDRPAALRALIAECHRDVAPQTGTSDERAPDPGNARRLADFLTGDAPTVVYVGKLSEEKGVTLLLEATRTLQARTVVVGFGPLRERLEARARPDVLFTGPLEHRHLAHLWPLADVAVTPSVFPEAFGMVAAEAASCGCPPLVARHSGLAEIAACIAAAYPPQHRSLVSFANNDVDDLRAKLAALTALPRTEWRSLSRAARRAAVTQWGWDSVANRLAAVAITSR, from the coding sequence ATGCGGATCCTCGTCTGGCACGGCTACCTGCTCGCCGGGACCGGCTCGAACGTCTACACGCGCGAGCTGGCCCGCACCTGGAGTCGCCAGGGGCACGACGTGGTGGTGCTCTGCCAGGAGCCGCACCCCGAGCGCTACGACCTCGGCGGCGCTCGGGTCGTGCGGCCCCGCATCGACGGGCCGCTGCCGGTCTTCGTCCTCGATCACTACACCGACGCAACGCCCGTGCGGCTTCCCGACATGGCGGTGGAGGACCGCAGGCGGTTCGTGGAGGTGAACGCGCGGGCGGTCCGCGACGAGCTGCCCGCCGACTTCCTGCTGGCCAACCATGTCCTGCTCGGGGCGCCGGTGGGCGCCGCGGCGGGTGTGCCCTTCGTCGTCAAGACCCACGGCTCAGAGCTCGAGTTCGCCATGCGCGGTCACCCCGAGCTGTGCCGGTGGGCGCACGAGACGCTGCGGGCGGCGCGGGCCGTGATCGCCGGTTCGCGCCACGTCGCCGACGTGCTCGATGACGTCGTAGGGCCGGGGGAGCACACGCCGCGGCGCCACATCGTGCCCCCCGGCGTGGACACCGCGGTGCTCCGGCCGCAGGACCGTCCCGCAGCACTGCGGGCGCTCATCGCGGAATGCCACCGTGATGTTGCCCCGCAGACGGGGACGAGCGACGAGCGCGCGCCCGACCCCGGCAACGCCCGGCGGCTCGCGGACTTCCTGACCGGCGACGCGCCCACGGTCGTCTACGTCGGCAAGCTCAGCGAGGAGAAGGGGGTCACGCTGCTGCTCGAGGCCACGAGGACCCTGCAGGCGCGGACGGTCGTCGTCGGCTTCGGCCCGCTCCGCGAGCGCCTCGAGGCACGCGCCCGTCCCGACGTGCTGTTCACCGGACCGCTCGAGCACCGCCACCTCGCCCATCTGTGGCCGCTGGCCGACGTCGCGGTCACCCCATCGGTCTTCCCCGAGGCCTTCGGGATGGTGGCAGCCGAGGCGGCGTCGTGCGGGTGCCCGCCCCTCGTGGCCCGCCACTCCGGCCTCGCGGAGATCGCTGCCTGCATCGCGGCCGCGTATCCCCCGCAGCACCGGTCGCTCGTGTCGTTCGCCAACAACGACGTGGACGACCTGCGCGCCAAGCTCGCCGCCCTGACCGCGCTGCCACGTACGGAGTGGAGGTCGCTCTCACGCGCGGCCCGGCGGGCCGCGGTCACCCAGTGGGGCTGGGACAGCGTGGCCAACCGCCTCGCCGCCGTCGCCATCACCAGCCGCTGA
- a CDS encoding sirohydrochlorin chelatase, protein MDHRPALLLIAHGTRNPRGPVEMDELVGLLGRRLDTPVASAWLEHDLIEPDPVTAAGRLVADGARAIVTLPFLVLGAGHAKTDVPGSVAAIHDSHPGVALRHGRVLGLHPSLFALARERVASARPWPEPPGGGEALLVTGAGSSDPDANGDLAKATRFLAETTGHRWAENAYAGVTWPTADVALHRIAAAGGRRVVRFSWSLLAGVLEERVDRWAAEAAKRTGIEIVDAGRFGPAREVAEAVADRYREALAGEARMNCDLCQFRLPLPGRERRAGLASAGGTGERVHPAAMPIRRADAPPASPAMGRAPSVEPGS, encoded by the coding sequence ATGGACCACCGACCCGCCCTGCTGCTCATCGCCCACGGCACCCGCAACCCCCGCGGGCCCGTGGAGATGGACGAGCTCGTGGGGCTGCTGGGCCGGCGCCTCGACACGCCGGTCGCCAGCGCCTGGCTCGAGCACGATCTCATCGAGCCCGATCCCGTGACCGCCGCGGGGCGTCTCGTCGCCGATGGCGCCCGGGCGATCGTCACGCTGCCGTTCCTCGTCCTCGGCGCGGGTCATGCCAAGACCGACGTGCCCGGCAGCGTCGCCGCCATCCACGACAGCCATCCCGGCGTCGCCCTGCGACACGGTCGGGTGCTCGGGCTGCATCCGTCGCTGTTCGCACTCGCCCGCGAGCGGGTCGCGTCGGCCCGCCCCTGGCCCGAGCCCCCCGGCGGCGGGGAGGCGCTGCTCGTCACCGGGGCCGGGTCGAGCGATCCCGACGCGAACGGCGACCTCGCGAAGGCGACCCGGTTCCTCGCGGAGACGACCGGTCACCGCTGGGCGGAGAACGCCTACGCGGGCGTGACGTGGCCGACCGCCGACGTCGCCCTGCACCGCATCGCCGCTGCGGGCGGGCGGCGCGTCGTGCGGTTCAGCTGGTCGCTGCTCGCCGGGGTGCTCGAGGAGCGTGTCGACCGCTGGGCCGCCGAGGCGGCGAAGCGCACCGGCATCGAGATCGTCGACGCAGGCCGCTTCGGGCCGGCCAGGGAGGTGGCCGAGGCGGTGGCGGACCGCTACCGGGAGGCGCTCGCGGGCGAGGCGCGCATGAACTGCGACCTCTGCCAGTTCCGCCTCCCGCTCCCCGGACGCGAACGGCGTGCGGGCCTGGCGTCGGCGGGCGGCACCGGAGAGCGGGTGCACCCGGCTGCGATGCCGATCCGGCGGGCCGACGCTCCGCCGGCGTCCCCTGCGATGGGGCGCGCGCCGAGCGTCGAGCCGGGCTCCTGA
- the pdhA gene encoding pyruvate dehydrogenase (acetyl-transferring) E1 component subunit alpha, with protein sequence MTAASPTPDPASLLPPDPPTQLLDDHGNLTEADGYPLDLKDDDFRELYRFMVLARRIDKQAINLQRQGQLAVYASLLGQEAAQIGSAYALAQQDWVFPSYRELGAALVRGVDPVRILHLFRGTWLSDHDPYEHRFALMSIPIGTQVLHAVGFAMGARFEGSDLVVMAYFGDGATSEGDPHEAMNFAGVFAAPCVFFVQNNQYAISVPLSLQTRAPTIAHKAVGYGLPGYRCDGNDVLASYAVTRQAVDLARAGGGPALIEAVTYRMEAHTTADDPTRYRTREELDEWQRRDPIARFETFLEHEGLLDDDFRAEVDQEAADAASRVREEVYDAPHGDPLELFAHVYVEPPPSYGEQREQLSRELRSERRG encoded by the coding sequence ATGACTGCCGCCTCACCGACGCCCGATCCTGCGTCGCTCCTGCCTCCCGACCCTCCCACCCAGCTGCTCGACGACCACGGCAACCTGACCGAGGCCGACGGCTACCCCCTCGACCTCAAGGACGACGACTTCCGCGAGCTGTACCGGTTCATGGTGCTCGCGCGGCGCATCGACAAGCAGGCCATCAACCTCCAGCGCCAGGGCCAGCTCGCCGTGTACGCCTCACTGCTGGGCCAGGAAGCCGCCCAGATCGGCAGCGCCTACGCCCTCGCGCAGCAGGACTGGGTGTTCCCCTCCTACCGCGAGCTGGGCGCCGCTCTCGTCCGCGGCGTCGACCCCGTGCGCATACTCCACCTGTTCCGCGGCACGTGGCTGTCCGACCACGACCCGTACGAGCACCGTTTCGCCCTGATGTCCATACCGATCGGGACGCAGGTGCTGCACGCCGTCGGCTTCGCGATGGGGGCGCGCTTCGAAGGGAGCGATCTCGTCGTCATGGCGTACTTCGGCGACGGTGCGACGAGCGAGGGGGACCCGCACGAGGCGATGAACTTCGCCGGGGTGTTCGCCGCCCCGTGCGTCTTCTTCGTGCAGAACAACCAGTACGCGATCAGCGTGCCGTTGAGCCTGCAGACCAGGGCGCCGACGATCGCGCACAAGGCAGTCGGCTACGGCCTGCCCGGCTACCGCTGCGACGGCAACGACGTGCTCGCCTCCTACGCCGTCACGCGGCAGGCCGTCGACCTCGCCCGCGCCGGCGGGGGCCCCGCACTCATCGAGGCGGTCACCTATCGCATGGAGGCGCACACGACCGCCGACGACCCGACGCGCTACCGCACGCGCGAGGAGCTCGACGAGTGGCAGCGCCGTGACCCCATCGCCCGCTTCGAGACGTTCCTCGAGCACGAGGGCCTCCTCGACGACGACTTCCGAGCCGAGGTCGACCAGGAGGCGGCGGACGCCGCCAGCCGGGTCCGTGAGGAGGTCTACGACGCCCCGCACGGTGACCCGCTCGAGCTCTTCGCCCACGTCTACGTCGAGCCACCGCCGAGCTACGGCGAGCAGCGTGAGCAGCTGAGCAGGGAGCTCCGCAGCGAGAGGAGGGGCTAG
- a CDS encoding alpha-ketoacid dehydrogenase subunit beta yields the protein MTVTLAQALNTALHDAMDADDKVVVFGEDVGRLGGVFRITDKLAERFGSQRCFDTPLAESGIVGTAIGMALYGYRPVVEMQFDGFTYPAFEQIVSHLAKLRNRSRGTVEVPVVVRIPYGGGIGAVEHHSESPENLFAHVAGLKVVSPGLPSDGYSLLREAIDSPDPVIFFEPKRRYWLKEEVELPVTTEPFGRAVIRRPGETATLIAYGPMVRTCLDTAAAAEDEGWDLEVVDVRTLVPFDHHTVVDSVRRTGRAIVVHEAQVFSGFGAEVAAQITERAFYHLEAPVLRVGGFDVPYPPAKLEEYYLPDVDRILDAVDRSLGY from the coding sequence GTGACCGTCACGCTCGCGCAGGCGCTCAACACCGCTCTCCACGACGCCATGGACGCCGACGACAAGGTGGTGGTCTTCGGCGAGGACGTCGGCCGGCTCGGCGGTGTATTCCGCATCACCGACAAGCTCGCCGAGCGCTTCGGGTCGCAGCGCTGCTTCGACACCCCCCTCGCGGAGTCGGGGATCGTCGGCACGGCGATCGGCATGGCCCTCTACGGCTACCGACCGGTCGTGGAGATGCAGTTCGACGGCTTCACCTATCCCGCCTTCGAGCAGATCGTCAGCCACCTCGCGAAGCTGCGGAACCGCTCACGCGGCACCGTCGAGGTCCCCGTGGTGGTGCGCATCCCGTACGGCGGGGGCATCGGCGCGGTCGAGCACCACTCGGAGAGCCCCGAGAACCTGTTCGCCCACGTGGCGGGGTTGAAGGTGGTCTCGCCCGGGCTGCCGAGCGACGGCTACTCGCTGCTGCGCGAAGCCATCGACTCGCCCGATCCAGTGATCTTCTTCGAGCCGAAGCGGCGCTACTGGCTGAAGGAGGAGGTCGAGCTGCCGGTCACCACGGAGCCATTCGGTCGAGCGGTCATCCGCCGCCCGGGGGAGACCGCCACCCTCATCGCCTACGGACCCATGGTGCGGACCTGCCTCGACACGGCCGCAGCCGCCGAAGACGAGGGGTGGGATCTGGAGGTCGTCGACGTGCGCACCCTCGTGCCCTTCGACCACCACACCGTGGTGGACAGCGTCAGGCGCACCGGCCGGGCCATCGTCGTCCACGAGGCGCAGGTGTTCTCCGGGTTCGGCGCGGAGGTCGCGGCTCAGATCACCGAGCGGGCCTTCTACCACCTCGAAGCGCCGGTGCTGCGCGTCGGCGGGTTCGACGTGCCCTATCCGCCAGCCAAGCTCGAGGAGTACTACCTTCCCGACGTCGACCGCATCCTCGACGCCGTCGACCGCTCGCTGGGGTACTGA